In Spiroplasma litorale, a single genomic region encodes these proteins:
- the nrdG gene encoding anaerobic ribonucleoside-triphosphate reductase activating protein, giving the protein MKILKIFKETISDGPGIRYSIYVAGCLHACKGCHNLLSWSFKLGKNFDKEYEEQILKDLKENPLLSGVTFSGGDPMFSSKEVYFLIKRIKEETGLNIWVYTGFTIDEIIQQRNNGEDELYRYKILKIIDVLVDGRWVQELYDPQLDFRGSSNQRLINTKEWLKEKKLI; this is encoded by the coding sequence ATGAAAATTCTTAAAATCTTTAAAGAAACAATTAGTGATGGTCCGGGTATTAGGTATTCTATATATGTTGCAGGTTGCTTACATGCATGTAAAGGGTGTCACAACTTACTTAGTTGAAGTTTTAAATTAGGAAAAAACTTTGATAAAGAATATGAAGAACAAATATTAAAAGATTTAAAAGAAAACCCTTTACTAAGTGGTGTTACATTTTCGGGTGGTGATCCAATGTTTAGTTCTAAAGAGGTCTACTTTTTAATTAAAAGAATTAAAGAAGAAACTGGTTTAAATATCTGAGTTTATACTGGATTCACAATTGATGAAATAATTCAACAACGTAATAATGGTGAAGATGAATTATATAGATATAAAATTTTAAAGATAATTGATGTTTTAGTTGATGGAAGATGAGTTCAAGAACTATATGACCCCCAACTAGACTTTAGAGGTAGTAGTAATCAGAGATTAATAAATACAAAAGAATGACTTAAAGAGAAAAAACTTATTTAA
- the tsaD gene encoding tRNA (adenosine(37)-N6)-threonylcarbamoyltransferase complex transferase subunit TsaD, whose amino-acid sequence MLILAIESSCDEFSVAIMKDKKIVANIISSQIKDHVIYGGVVPELASRLHVENFSSVIINALSDSNVKINEIQYIAYTDKPGLIGSLIIGRLVAKTLGLYLNIPTMALNHMEGHIYSANIENKFEYPVLSLVVSGGHTQIQYLEKPLSFEVIGTTVDDAIGECFDKVARQLGLSYPGGPEIDKLSIDGDENAYKFPEINLVDKYNYSFSGLKTASLNIISKSKKDNSFNLKNFCASFQKAAINYLVKNFEKAIIEYKPRSISLAGGVSANKVLRNRIFSIGNKYNIFKILVPDLKYCTDNAAMIAELCNEYINYNN is encoded by the coding sequence ATGCTTATACTCGCAATAGAATCAAGCTGTGACGAATTTAGTGTTGCAATAATGAAAGATAAAAAAATTGTTGCAAATATAATATCGAGTCAAATAAAAGATCATGTAATTTATGGTGGAGTTGTACCAGAATTAGCATCAAGATTGCACGTAGAAAACTTTTCTAGTGTTATAATAAATGCATTATCAGATTCAAATGTAAAAATAAATGAAATTCAATACATTGCATATACTGATAAACCAGGTCTTATAGGAAGCTTAATCATTGGAAGATTAGTTGCTAAAACACTTGGATTATACTTAAATATACCAACTATGGCTTTAAATCATATGGAAGGCCACATTTATTCAGCAAATATTGAAAATAAATTCGAATACCCTGTTTTATCATTGGTTGTTAGTGGTGGACATACACAAATTCAATACTTGGAAAAACCACTTAGTTTTGAAGTTATTGGAACAACTGTTGATGATGCAATTGGGGAGTGTTTTGATAAAGTTGCAAGACAGCTCGGTCTATCTTATCCAGGAGGACCTGAAATTGATAAGTTATCGATTGATGGTGACGAAAATGCATACAAGTTTCCAGAAATAAATTTAGTAGACAAATATAACTATTCATTTTCTGGATTAAAAACAGCCAGTTTAAACATTATTAGCAAAAGCAAAAAAGATAATAGTTTTAATCTAAAAAACTTCTGCGCTTCTTTTCAAAAAGCGGCAATTAATTATCTGGTTAAAAATTTTGAAAAGGCAATAATCGAATACAAACCTAGGTCAATTAGTTTAGCTGGTGGAGTTAGTGCTAATAAAGTTTTAAGAAATAGAATTTTTTCCATTGGAAACAAGTATAATATATTTAAGATACTGGTACCAGACTTAAAATATTGTACTGATAATGCAGCAATGATTGCAGAATTATGTAATGAGTATATTAACTATAACAATTAA
- a CDS encoding MurR/RpiR family transcriptional regulator produces the protein MRSFLSKLTTIDENDLTIKEKKIVDFIKGHLKEIVDTNMKIERMAQEAGTGYSAIYGLLKKLNIKGFRDFAISLANDVENQKINVAKNDENVVQGYINIIKQNYALIEKKDIFQTLTVLKNSSRAFICYWENLLSGPAQELSNFLYKNNLDTFLLDSDQDTLTQRTESSKENDVFIFFTRYGNSSRLDKFITEIGKKNRKIIYISGKVASPNIVEYLSSIHTLIVDNPDELIYKGHISNSVPFNYLNDLLIYHYMNSEG, from the coding sequence ATGAGGTCATTTTTAAGTAAGTTGACTACTATTGATGAGAATGATTTGACAATCAAAGAAAAAAAAATAGTAGATTTTATTAAGGGACATTTAAAGGAAATTGTAGATACAAATATGAAAATAGAAAGAATGGCGCAAGAAGCAGGAACTGGTTATAGTGCTATATACGGACTATTAAAAAAATTAAACATTAAAGGTTTTAGAGATTTTGCTATATCACTAGCAAATGATGTTGAAAATCAAAAAATTAATGTTGCCAAAAACGACGAAAATGTTGTACAAGGCTATATAAATATAATTAAACAAAACTATGCATTAATTGAAAAAAAAGATATATTCCAAACATTAACAGTTTTAAAAAACTCATCAAGAGCATTTATTTGTTATTGAGAAAACTTATTATCTGGTCCAGCACAAGAGCTATCAAACTTTCTTTACAAAAATAATTTAGATACTTTTTTATTAGATAGTGATCAAGATACACTAACTCAAAGAACAGAAAGTTCTAAAGAAAATGATGTTTTTATATTTTTTACAAGATATGGAAACTCAAGTCGACTAGACAAATTTATTACTGAAATTGGTAAAAAAAATAGAAAAATAATTTATATATCTGGTAAGGTTGCTTCACCAAATATAGTAGAGTACTTATCATCAATACATACATTGATTGTTGATAATCCAGATGAATTAATCTACAAAGGGCATATATCAAATTCAGTCCCATTTAATTATCTAAACGATTTATTAATTTATCACTATATGAATTCTGAGGGTTAG
- a CDS encoding type I phosphomannose isomerase catalytic subunit — MSLDIVKVIPYFSEKIWGGSELKKYGFEIGDRKVGEAWLISAHPNGMSYVNFNNNKISLIDFYNQNKSFFGYYNKEFPILAKIITANDYLSVQVHPSDEYAKKKHNSLGKPESWYIMDCKKDSNLIYGHNASSLKEFEIAIKENKWNDILKKEEINVGDFLYVEPGKIHAITPNVTVFELQRSSDITYRLYDYDRLENNKKRELHIEDSLNNISVPDSDDFIIRNKDNFDFESEYFLIKKLKINGSFKFEKPNTDYWINITIINGEGVINGVDFKCGESAVCNSNVKLFEITGKLEIIFYWVNR, encoded by the coding sequence ATGAGTCTAGACATAGTAAAAGTTATACCATATTTTTCTGAAAAAATATGGGGTGGAAGCGAATTAAAAAAATACGGGTTTGAAATAGGGGATAGAAAAGTTGGAGAAGCTTGATTAATAAGTGCACATCCAAATGGTATGTCTTATGTTAATTTTAATAATAATAAAATTTCACTAATAGATTTTTATAATCAAAATAAATCATTTTTTGGATATTATAATAAAGAATTTCCAATACTTGCAAAAATAATTACAGCAAATGATTATTTATCTGTACAGGTACATCCAAGTGACGAATATGCTAAGAAAAAACATAATTCATTAGGTAAACCAGAAAGTTGATATATTATGGATTGTAAAAAAGATTCAAATTTAATTTATGGGCATAATGCAAGCTCCTTAAAAGAATTTGAAATTGCAATTAAAGAGAATAAATGAAATGATATTTTAAAAAAAGAAGAAATTAATGTTGGAGATTTTTTATATGTTGAACCTGGAAAAATTCATGCAATAACACCAAATGTAACAGTTTTTGAACTACAAAGATCAAGCGATATTACATATAGACTTTATGACTATGATAGATTAGAAAACAATAAAAAAAGAGAATTGCACATTGAAGACTCACTAAATAATATATCAGTGCCAGACTCAGATGATTTTATAATAAGAAATAAAGATAATTTTGATTTTGAATCAGAGTATTTTTTGATTAAAAAGTTAAAAATAAATGGTAGCTTCAAATTCGAAAAACCAAATACTGACTACTGAATTAATATTACTATAATCAACGGTGAAGGCGTAATTAATGGTGTAGATTTTAAATGTGGAGAGTCTGCGGTATGTAATTCAAATGTTAAACTTTTTGAAATTACTGGGAAATTAGAGATTATATTTTATTGGGTAAATAGATAA
- a CDS encoding PTS transporter subunit EIIC — protein MEEKIKKQTVKKSFKESVKSFTSGIMPTLSKLSKAFLLPIALLPIAGIFLGVGATIANACIYTGDQDGIGYVILNGSLVTEGMQGLYFFGKVLNTMGDVAFGNLPVLFCISVAIAYTNDSGVAAITSVVGFLAFNGLQSALLISSKYTDTYSVLWYSNVSKNLITPNLGIDSLNTGVFAAIFVGAISAWMYNKFHKTQLPSAFSFFSGSKLVPIITFMAVIPLAFIFLIVWPPLGKGLAWFGENSGKLPMGTDSFIYEILERSLVPFGLHHVFYAPLWWSAAGGDLEQLLENNSDFVLHTGQKAGELLSELRNKGLAIPKGDQTIMYWVIAHQDLINFKDIESMGLNLGRFQSGKFAFMMFGLPMAAIAMWLNVPKENRKKVMGIYFSAAFTSFLTGITEPIEFTFLFLAPWLFYLVHMPLASISFLLTGLMKTHTSMTVSGGFIDYIVFGLIPFKAGTNPLHILWIGLIMAPAYFFSFYFAVKFGKVMVPGRDGSNLSNLFTKKDFKEKASGSKNKAHIEKATKILEFLGGWENVENVDSCASRLRVTVKDSSIVNGDGIKSLGGCNGVIIRGKSIQAVYGGEQEVLKPYLKELIEKQKSE, from the coding sequence ATGGAAGAGAAAATAAAAAAACAAACAGTTAAGAAGTCTTTCAAAGAAAGTGTTAAAAGTTTCACAAGTGGAATAATGCCTACACTTTCTAAACTTAGCAAGGCCTTCTTATTACCAATTGCTCTTTTACCAATTGCTGGGATTTTTTTAGGTGTTGGCGCTACCATTGCTAACGCTTGTATATATACTGGTGATCAAGATGGAATTGGTTATGTTATATTAAATGGTTCTTTAGTAACAGAAGGTATGCAAGGACTTTATTTTTTTGGTAAAGTTTTAAATACAATGGGTGATGTCGCATTTGGAAATCTACCTGTATTATTTTGTATATCAGTTGCTATTGCTTATACAAATGACTCAGGTGTTGCAGCTATTACATCTGTTGTTGGATTTCTAGCATTTAATGGTTTGCAATCTGCTTTATTAATATCATCAAAATACACTGATACATACAGTGTTCTTTGATACAGTAATGTTAGCAAAAACTTAATAACACCAAATTTAGGGATTGATTCATTAAACACAGGTGTTTTTGCTGCAATATTTGTTGGTGCAATATCTGCTTGGATGTATAACAAGTTTCATAAAACGCAGTTACCATCAGCATTTAGTTTCTTTTCGGGATCTAAATTAGTACCAATAATAACTTTTATGGCTGTAATACCATTAGCATTTATATTTTTAATAGTTTGACCCCCACTAGGTAAAGGTTTGGCTTGGTTTGGTGAAAACTCTGGAAAATTACCTATGGGTACTGATTCATTCATTTATGAAATATTGGAAAGATCATTAGTTCCATTTGGTTTACATCATGTTTTCTATGCTCCATTATGATGGTCTGCTGCAGGTGGAGATCTAGAGCAATTATTAGAAAATAACTCAGATTTTGTTTTACACACAGGTCAAAAAGCTGGAGAATTACTAAGCGAACTTAGAAATAAAGGTTTAGCAATCCCCAAAGGTGATCAAACTATTATGTATTGAGTAATTGCTCATCAAGATTTAATTAATTTTAAAGATATTGAAAGTATGGGATTAAATTTAGGTAGATTCCAATCAGGAAAATTTGCATTTATGATGTTTGGTTTACCAATGGCAGCAATTGCAATGTGATTAAATGTTCCTAAAGAAAATAGAAAAAAAGTTATGGGAATTTATTTCTCTGCTGCGTTTACAAGTTTCTTAACTGGAATTACTGAACCAATAGAATTTACTTTCTTATTCTTGGCACCATGGTTGTTCTATTTGGTACATATGCCATTAGCTTCAATTTCATTTTTATTAACAGGACTAATGAAAACCCACACCTCAATGACAGTTTCAGGAGGATTCATTGATTACATTGTATTTGGTTTAATTCCATTTAAAGCTGGAACTAACCCACTACATATATTGTGAATAGGTCTAATAATGGCACCTGCATATTTCTTTAGTTTCTATTTTGCAGTAAAATTTGGTAAAGTTATGGTACCAGGTAGAGATGGTTCAAATCTATCAAATCTATTTACAAAAAAAGATTTTAAAGAAAAAGCAAGTGGTTCAAAAAACAAAGCACACATTGAAAAAGCAACTAAAATATTAGAATTTTTAGGTGGATGAGAGAATGTTGAAAATGTTGACTCATGTGCTTCAAGGTTAAGAGTGACAGTAAAAGATTCATCGATTGTAAATGGTGATGGAATAAAATCACTTGGTGGATGCAATGGTGTAATTATAAGGGGGAAAAGCATTCAAGCAGTTTACGGTGGGGAACAGGAAGTTTTAAAACCTTATTTAAAAGAATTAATAGAAAAACAAAAAAGTGAATAG
- the asnS gene encoding asparagine--tRNA ligase, protein MNINQLVKDKKLKNDDIVSFTARVRTNRAGKSVGFLVVNDGSTILDLQIVYKDSLKNFAELSQLRISSVININGKILLTPEKEQKLEVQASEIEILSSASLDYPLQKKEHSLEFLREISHLRPRTKTFQSIFKIRSSAAFAIHKFFQEDGFVYVNSPIITENDAEGAGESFIVTTLDNGDYPKDFFGKKACLTVSGQLNAEAYAQAFKKVYTFGPTFRAENSNTSKHAAEFWMIEPEVAFEDLKYNIDLIENMVKYVINYIFEVCKEELEFCDSNLENGLIDKLNLVRNSNFEKITYTEAIKILQDAVKNNHEFEESDIKFGLDLGTEHERFICEKHFKRPIFITDYPKEIKAFYMKLNPDDKTVAATDLLVPGIGELVGGSQREDDFDKLSKRCKDLGIDTDSLSWYNDLRKYGYYKSAGFGLGFERLIMYITGAGNIRDVIPFPRTPKNLLF, encoded by the coding sequence ATGAATATAAACCAATTAGTAAAAGATAAAAAATTAAAAAATGATGATATTGTTAGTTTTACAGCAAGAGTGAGAACTAATAGAGCAGGTAAATCAGTTGGTTTTTTGGTTGTTAATGATGGATCAACCATATTAGATTTGCAAATAGTATATAAAGACTCTCTTAAAAACTTTGCAGAACTTTCTCAATTGAGAATAAGTTCTGTGATAAATATAAATGGAAAAATTCTATTAACACCTGAAAAAGAACAAAAACTTGAGGTGCAAGCATCTGAAATAGAGATATTAAGCAGTGCAAGTTTAGATTATCCTCTTCAAAAAAAAGAGCACTCTTTAGAATTTTTACGAGAGATATCACATTTAAGACCAAGAACTAAAACATTCCAATCAATATTCAAAATTAGATCATCTGCTGCATTTGCAATTCATAAGTTTTTCCAAGAAGACGGTTTTGTATATGTTAACTCACCAATCATTACTGAAAATGATGCGGAAGGAGCTGGAGAATCTTTTATTGTAACAACATTAGATAACGGAGATTATCCAAAAGATTTTTTTGGTAAAAAAGCTTGTTTAACAGTTTCTGGTCAGTTAAATGCAGAAGCATATGCACAAGCATTTAAAAAAGTTTATACATTCGGACCAACTTTTAGAGCTGAAAACTCAAACACTTCAAAACACGCTGCAGAGTTTTGAATGATTGAACCAGAAGTCGCATTCGAAGATTTAAAATATAATATCGACTTAATTGAGAATATGGTTAAATATGTTATAAATTATATTTTCGAAGTATGTAAAGAAGAACTAGAATTTTGTGATTCTAATTTGGAAAACGGATTAATTGATAAATTAAACCTAGTTAGAAACTCAAATTTTGAAAAAATAACATATACAGAAGCGATAAAAATCTTACAAGATGCAGTAAAAAATAATCATGAGTTTGAAGAAAGTGACATAAAATTTGGTTTGGATTTAGGTACAGAGCATGAAAGATTTATATGTGAAAAACACTTTAAAAGACCAATTTTTATAACTGACTATCCAAAAGAAATTAAAGCATTTTATATGAAACTAAACCCTGACGATAAAACAGTGGCCGCAACAGACCTATTAGTTCCAGGTATTGGTGAATTGGTTGGCGGAAGTCAAAGAGAAGATGATTTTGATAAATTATCAAAAAGATGTAAAGATTTAGGAATTGATACAGATTCTTTATCATGATATAACGACCTAAGAAAATATGGTTATTATAAATCAGCTGGATTTGGTCTTGGTTTTGAAAGATTGATTATGTATATAACAGGGGCAGGTAATATAAGAGATGTAATACCGTTCCCAAGAACCCCAAAAAACCTACTATTTTAA
- the adhE gene encoding bifunctional acetaldehyde-CoA/alcohol dehydrogenase, with product MKEFEDLFKKARESFEEFSQFTQEKVDYIFKKAALAANENRIHLAKLAKEETKMGIIEDKILKNHYASEFIYNKYKDLKTVGTFYSNDPGGIDKVYEPIGVVGAVIPTTNPTSTAIFKCLLCIKTRNTIIISPHPGAKKSTIEAAKIVLEAAVKAGAPKNIIGWIENPSLEGTEYVMKNSDIILATGGPGMVKAAYSSGVPAIGVGAGNAPAIIDDSADLELATSSIVQSNTFDNGVVCATENSVVVLESVYDKVVSLFEKKNTYIVTKEEEKNKFRKAMFKEGKFGLLNSELVGRSALDVAKLVGIKVPETTRFILVETESTEYDEALVHEKLSTYASLYKAKDFDDAIKKSKNILKLGPGHTASLFINRKSSIEKVEKFKTLNPGRLLINSPSSLGGVGDMYNFMLEPSLTLGCGTKGGNSYSQNVTPLNLLNVKSLVERRENMQWLRLPERIYHKFGSLEVALEDLKDWNIKNVFIVTDKIINQLYGKRVTSKLDDLNIKYTIFDDVEPNPMLSTTLRGSKMLENIKADAIIGIGGGSSMDAAKLMWLYYESEEEVDFKDLAVTFADIRKRIVRYPNTGRKAKMICIPTTSGTGSEVTPFSVITDDKDHKKYPLADYSLTPNMAIIDPSLTMTVPKGATNAPALDALTHCLESYVSVMATEYTDSYALQGAKNIIEYLPRAYKDGATDKEAREKVMNGAAFAGLSFANAFLGIVHSLSHKIGGYHNVIHGAANAILLPYVIRYNAACVLEGGKQGYFSQYETQNSMEKYASLAKFIGLKGKSDEELVDALIDKVRALTKEVELKTNFKDYGVDEKAFLNTLDKMSEDAFDDQCTGANPRYPLIEDIKQLYMDAYYGKDIKKFSK from the coding sequence ATGAAAGAATTTGAAGATTTGTTTAAAAAAGCGCGTGAGTCATTTGAAGAATTTTCTCAATTTACTCAAGAAAAAGTTGATTATATATTTAAAAAAGCTGCATTAGCAGCAAACGAGAACAGGATTCACTTGGCTAAGTTAGCTAAAGAAGAAACAAAAATGGGGATCATAGAAGATAAAATCTTAAAAAATCACTATGCTAGTGAGTTTATTTATAATAAGTATAAAGATTTAAAAACTGTGGGTACATTTTACTCAAATGATCCAGGGGGTATTGATAAAGTTTATGAACCAATTGGTGTTGTAGGAGCTGTAATACCAACAACAAACCCAACATCTACAGCAATATTTAAATGTTTATTATGTATTAAAACAAGAAACACAATTATAATTTCACCTCACCCAGGTGCAAAAAAAAGTACAATTGAAGCTGCTAAAATTGTTTTAGAAGCTGCTGTTAAAGCTGGTGCTCCGAAAAATATTATCGGATGAATTGAAAACCCTTCTCTAGAAGGAACAGAATATGTAATGAAAAATTCAGATATTATTTTAGCAACTGGTGGACCAGGAATGGTTAAGGCAGCTTATTCTTCTGGAGTGCCTGCAATTGGTGTTGGTGCTGGGAATGCACCTGCAATAATTGATGATTCAGCAGACTTAGAACTTGCAACTTCATCAATTGTTCAGTCTAATACATTTGATAATGGTGTTGTTTGTGCAACAGAAAACTCAGTAGTTGTATTGGAGTCTGTCTATGATAAAGTTGTAAGTTTATTTGAAAAGAAAAATACTTATATCGTGACAAAAGAAGAGGAAAAAAATAAGTTTAGAAAAGCAATGTTTAAAGAAGGTAAGTTTGGACTTCTTAATTCAGAGTTAGTTGGTAGAAGTGCTTTAGATGTAGCAAAACTTGTAGGAATAAAAGTACCAGAAACAACAAGATTTATTTTAGTTGAAACAGAAAGCACAGAATATGATGAAGCATTAGTTCATGAAAAATTGTCTACATACGCTTCTTTATACAAAGCAAAAGATTTTGATGATGCAATTAAAAAATCTAAAAATATATTAAAATTAGGTCCTGGACATACAGCGTCATTATTTATAAATAGAAAATCTTCAATTGAAAAAGTTGAAAAATTTAAAACTTTAAATCCGGGTAGACTTTTAATTAACTCTCCTTCTTCACTAGGTGGTGTTGGAGACATGTATAACTTTATGTTAGAGCCAAGTCTTACATTAGGTTGTGGAACAAAAGGTGGTAACTCATATTCACAAAATGTTACTCCTTTAAACTTATTGAACGTAAAATCATTAGTGGAGAGAAGAGAAAATATGCAATGACTAAGATTACCAGAAAGAATTTATCATAAGTTTGGATCACTTGAGGTTGCTCTTGAAGATTTAAAAGATTGAAATATAAAAAATGTTTTTATAGTTACTGATAAAATTATTAACCAATTGTATGGTAAAAGAGTAACTTCAAAATTAGATGATTTGAATATCAAGTATACTATTTTTGATGATGTTGAACCAAACCCAATGCTTTCAACAACACTACGTGGATCAAAAATGTTAGAAAATATTAAAGCGGATGCAATAATTGGTATCGGTGGTGGATCATCAATGGATGCTGCAAAATTAATGTGATTATATTATGAGAGCGAAGAAGAAGTTGATTTCAAAGATCTTGCTGTAACATTTGCTGACATAAGAAAAAGAATAGTTAGATATCCAAACACAGGTAGAAAAGCAAAAATGATTTGTATACCAACAACTTCAGGAACTGGATCTGAAGTAACACCATTCTCAGTTATAACAGATGATAAAGATCATAAAAAATATCCTTTAGCAGATTACTCACTTACACCTAACATGGCTATAATTGATCCATCATTAACAATGACTGTCCCAAAAGGAGCAACAAATGCGCCTGCATTAGATGCTTTGACCCACTGTTTAGAATCATATGTTTCAGTTATGGCAACTGAATATACAGATTCTTATGCTTTACAAGGTGCAAAAAATATAATCGAATATTTACCAAGAGCTTATAAAGATGGAGCAACAGATAAAGAAGCAAGAGAAAAAGTTATGAATGGTGCAGCATTTGCGGGATTATCATTTGCAAACGCATTTTTAGGTATAGTTCACTCATTATCACATAAAATTGGTGGATATCACAATGTTATCCATGGTGCTGCAAACGCAATTCTTTTACCTTATGTAATTAGATATAATGCAGCTTGTGTTCTTGAAGGTGGTAAACAAGGATACTTCTCTCAATATGAAACACAAAACTCAATGGAAAAATATGCTTCTTTAGCAAAATTTATTGGATTAAAAGGTAAAAGTGATGAAGAACTTGTTGACGCATTAATTGATAAAGTAAGAGCTTTAACAAAAGAAGTTGAATTAAAAACTAACTTTAAAGATTATGGTGTTGATGAAAAAGCATTTCTTAATACATTAGATAAAATGTCTGAAGATGCTTTTGATGATCAATGTACAGGAGCTAACCCACGCTACCCATTAATTGAAGACATTAAACAACTATATATGGATGCATATTACGGAAAAGATATTAAAAAATTTTCAAAATAA